The proteins below come from a single Nocardioides eburneiflavus genomic window:
- a CDS encoding lysophospholipid acyltransferase family protein, whose product MRVRKLEQPRGWAMTVAAAILKPTLLAATSRTWIDGEKIPATGGCIVVINHISHVDPLLSAHFVYDHGRLPRYLAKSGLFTNKALSGFLTSAGQIPVERLSRNAIGAYDAAVRAIGEGECIVIYPEGTLTRDPDLWPMKGKTGAARIALATGCPVIPVGQWGAHEVLPPYTKRPHLVPRKDIVMKAGDPVPLDDLLALPQSAETTARATERIMSAITALVADIRDEPAPDRRYDPRASGVREIGNPYDEPHRTKRKRSR is encoded by the coding sequence GTGCGCGTCAGGAAGCTGGAGCAGCCACGCGGCTGGGCGATGACGGTGGCGGCGGCCATCCTCAAGCCCACCTTGCTCGCGGCCACGTCCCGCACCTGGATCGACGGCGAGAAGATCCCCGCCACCGGTGGGTGCATCGTCGTGATCAACCACATCTCCCACGTCGACCCGCTGTTGTCGGCGCACTTCGTCTACGACCACGGCCGGCTCCCGCGCTACCTCGCGAAGTCGGGGCTGTTCACCAACAAGGCTCTCAGCGGTTTCCTGACCTCCGCCGGACAGATCCCCGTCGAGCGGCTGAGCCGCAACGCGATCGGTGCGTACGACGCGGCGGTGCGCGCGATCGGCGAGGGGGAGTGCATCGTGATCTATCCCGAGGGCACCCTGACCCGCGACCCGGACCTCTGGCCGATGAAGGGCAAGACCGGTGCCGCCCGGATCGCCCTCGCCACGGGCTGCCCGGTGATCCCGGTCGGACAGTGGGGTGCGCACGAGGTGCTGCCGCCCTACACCAAGCGGCCGCACCTGGTCCCGCGAAAGGACATCGTGATGAAGGCGGGCGACCCGGTGCCGCTCGACGACCTCCTCGCCCTGCCGCAGTCGGCGGAGACCACCGCGAGGGCCACCGAGCGGATCATGTCGGCCATCACCGCTCTCGTCGCCGACATCCGCGACGAGCCGGCGCCGGATCGGCGCTACGACCCGCGCGCCAGTGGGGTTCGCGAGATCGGCAACCCCTACGACGAGCCCCACCGAACGAAGAGGAAGCGCAGCCGATGA
- a CDS encoding HU family DNA-binding protein — protein sequence MNKSELIDALAARYEGNRKQAAHALESVLDTITREVAKGEKVAITGFGSFEKAVRNARWVRNPQTGERMKSKKKAVPKFSAGKELKDVISGAKKLPRLTAATMPKPPGVRAAAAAVAGATGKKAAPAKSTASKSAAPAKKTTAKKAAPAKKAAPAKKTAAKKSSATKTTTAKAPAKKTTAKKTTPASTAKKTTTKKAAPAKKTAAKKAPAKKAPAKKAAKKS from the coding sequence GTGAACAAGTCAGAGCTCATCGACGCGCTCGCCGCGCGTTACGAGGGGAACCGCAAGCAGGCGGCCCATGCACTGGAGTCGGTGCTCGACACCATCACCCGCGAGGTCGCCAAGGGCGAGAAGGTCGCGATCACGGGCTTCGGCTCCTTCGAGAAGGCCGTCCGCAACGCGCGCTGGGTGCGCAACCCCCAGACCGGGGAGCGGATGAAGTCGAAGAAGAAGGCCGTGCCGAAGTTCTCCGCGGGCAAGGAGCTCAAGGACGTCATCTCCGGCGCGAAGAAGCTCCCGCGGCTGACCGCGGCCACCATGCCCAAGCCGCCGGGCGTACGCGCCGCGGCCGCTGCCGTCGCCGGCGCCACCGGCAAGAAGGCGGCCCCGGCGAAGTCGACGGCGTCGAAGTCCGCCGCCCCGGCGAAGAAGACGACTGCCAAGAAGGCCGCTCCGGCCAAGAAGGCGGCCCCCGCGAAGAAGACCGCCGCCAAGAAGTCGTCGGCCACGAAGACGACGACTGCCAAGGCTCCGGCCAAGAAGACCACCGCCAAGAAGACGACGCCGGCCAGCACCGCCAAGAAGACCACGACCAAGAAGGCCGCACCGGCCAAGAAGACCGCTGCCAAGAAGGCACCCGCAAAGAAGGCGCCGGCCAAGAAGGCCGCCAAGAAGTCCTGA
- a CDS encoding AlkA N-terminal domain-containing protein, whose translation MTPTGHLDTDACYRAVRSRDRRFDGVFYTAVRTTGIYCRPSCPARTPAAGNVSFHPTAASAHAAGYRACKRCLPDATPGSPEWDVAADVAGRAMRLIADGLVDREGVEGLARRIGYTPRHLGRLLTQQLGAAPLALARARRAQSARALIEATDLPLTDVAFAAGFASVRQFNETMREIYAASPSELRGRRTGAPSAGAVTMRLPVRTPFAGRRLLDFLAFHLVPGVEVAGPGWYARTLALPHGAGTVRLGLGDLAEGGTGFVTAEFHLDDLRDTAAASERVRRLLDADCDPRAVDEHLGADPLLGALVRATPGLRVPGQVDGDETAIRTVIGQQVSVSGARTVAGRVVAEHGTAVSTTVPGLTHLFPGAATLATLDPVTLPMPRARGRALVGLAAALADGRVLLDRGPDRDDVRRALLELPGIGPWTADYVAMRALGHPDVFLPTDLGVRRVLADLGGSADPVAWRPWRSYALMHLWNTLMPDSASPTPTEEN comes from the coding sequence ATGACGCCGACCGGACACCTCGACACCGACGCGTGCTACCGCGCGGTCCGGAGCCGCGACCGACGCTTCGACGGGGTGTTCTACACGGCGGTCCGCACGACCGGCATCTACTGCCGTCCGTCCTGCCCGGCACGGACCCCCGCCGCCGGCAACGTGAGCTTCCACCCGACCGCGGCCAGCGCGCACGCCGCCGGCTACCGCGCGTGCAAGCGCTGCCTTCCCGACGCGACGCCCGGCAGCCCCGAGTGGGACGTGGCCGCCGATGTCGCGGGCCGCGCGATGCGGCTGATCGCCGACGGGCTCGTGGACCGCGAGGGGGTCGAGGGTCTCGCCCGCCGCATCGGCTACACCCCGCGCCACCTCGGCCGGCTGCTCACCCAGCAGCTCGGCGCCGCGCCCCTCGCGCTGGCGCGGGCCCGGCGTGCGCAGAGTGCGCGGGCCCTCATCGAGGCCACCGACCTCCCGCTGACGGACGTCGCCTTCGCCGCCGGTTTCGCCAGCGTGCGCCAGTTCAACGAGACGATGCGCGAGATCTACGCCGCCTCGCCGAGCGAGCTGCGCGGGAGGCGTACGGGCGCCCCGAGCGCAGGCGCCGTCACCATGCGGCTGCCCGTCCGCACGCCCTTCGCGGGCCGCCGGCTGCTCGACTTCCTCGCCTTCCACCTCGTCCCGGGCGTCGAGGTCGCCGGTCCGGGGTGGTACGCCCGCACCCTCGCCCTGCCCCATGGCGCGGGCACGGTCCGGCTCGGGCTCGGCGACCTCGCCGAGGGCGGCACGGGCTTCGTCACGGCGGAGTTCCACCTCGACGACCTGCGCGACACCGCGGCCGCGAGCGAGCGCGTACGCCGCCTGCTCGACGCCGACTGCGACCCGCGCGCGGTGGACGAGCACCTCGGTGCTGACCCCCTCCTGGGGGCGCTCGTCCGCGCCACGCCGGGACTTCGTGTGCCGGGGCAGGTCGACGGTGACGAGACCGCGATCCGCACGGTCATCGGCCAGCAGGTCAGCGTCTCCGGCGCCCGCACCGTGGCCGGTCGCGTCGTGGCGGAGCACGGCACGGCGGTCTCGACGACCGTGCCGGGCCTGACCCACCTGTTCCCCGGCGCCGCGACGCTCGCGACCCTCGACCCGGTCACGCTGCCGATGCCGCGCGCCCGGGGCCGTGCCCTCGTCGGGCTCGCCGCGGCCCTGGCGGACGGCCGGGTCCTGCTCGACCGCGGCCCCGACCGCGACGACGTACGCCGCGCCCTGCTCGAGCTCCCCGGGATCGGGCCCTGGACGGCCGACTACGTGGCGATGCGCGCGCTCGGGCACCCCGACGTCTTCCTGCCGACCGACCTCGGGGTGCGCCGGGTCCTGGCCGACCTCGGCGGCAGCGCGGACCCCGTGGCCTGGCGTCCGTGGCGCTCCTACGCCCTGATGCACCTGTGGAACACCCTGATGCCCGACTCCGCTTCGCCCACCCCGACCGAGGAGAACTGA
- the leuC gene encoding 3-isopropylmalate dehydratase large subunit, with amino-acid sequence MGKTLSEKVWDEHVVRSAPGEPDLLYIDLHLLHEVTSPQAFDGLRLANRTVRRPDLTLATEDHNVPTVDWDKPIADPVSRTQVETLRKNCADFGVRLHPLGDVEQGIVHVVGPQLGLTQPGMTIVCGDSHTSTHGAFGAIAFGIGTSEVEHVLATQTLTQARPKTMAVTVNGSLPEGVTAKDLVLTLITHTGTGGGQGYIVEYRGQAIEELSMEGRMTVCNMSIEWGAKAGLIAPDQTTFDYIEGKPEAPTGADWDAAVAHWKTLRTDDDAVFDREIELDASTMTPFVTWGTNPGQGAPLGASVPSPDDFDEPNDKIATEKALQYMGLRAGTPLREVEVDTVFVGSCTNGRIEDLRLAASILEGRTVAAGTRLLVVPGSVRVRLQAEAEGLDKVFIAAGAEWRGAGCSMCLGMNPDQLAPGERSASTSNRNFEGRQGKGGRTHLVSVPVAAATAVRGTLSSPADLPPIAG; translated from the coding sequence ATGGGCAAGACCCTGTCCGAGAAGGTCTGGGACGAGCACGTCGTCCGGAGCGCCCCCGGAGAGCCCGACCTGCTCTACATCGACCTCCACCTCCTCCACGAGGTGACCTCGCCGCAGGCCTTCGACGGCCTGCGCCTCGCCAACCGTACGGTGCGCCGCCCCGACCTGACGCTGGCCACCGAGGACCACAACGTGCCCACGGTCGACTGGGACAAGCCGATCGCCGACCCGGTGAGCCGCACCCAGGTCGAGACGCTGCGCAAGAACTGCGCCGACTTCGGCGTGCGGCTGCACCCGCTCGGCGACGTCGAGCAGGGGATCGTGCACGTCGTCGGTCCGCAGCTCGGCCTCACCCAGCCGGGGATGACCATCGTGTGCGGCGACTCGCACACGTCCACGCACGGCGCCTTCGGCGCGATCGCCTTCGGCATCGGCACCTCCGAGGTCGAGCACGTCCTCGCCACGCAGACGCTGACCCAGGCCAGGCCCAAGACCATGGCGGTCACCGTCAACGGCAGCCTGCCCGAGGGCGTCACGGCGAAGGACCTCGTCCTCACCCTCATCACCCACACCGGCACCGGGGGCGGCCAGGGCTACATCGTCGAGTACCGCGGCCAGGCCATCGAGGAGCTCTCGATGGAGGGCCGGATGACGGTGTGCAACATGTCGATCGAGTGGGGCGCCAAGGCCGGCCTCATCGCGCCCGACCAGACGACCTTCGACTACATCGAGGGCAAGCCCGAGGCTCCCACGGGCGCCGACTGGGACGCCGCCGTCGCGCACTGGAAGACCCTGCGCACCGACGACGACGCGGTCTTCGATCGTGAGATCGAGCTCGACGCGTCCACCATGACGCCGTTCGTCACGTGGGGCACGAACCCCGGCCAGGGTGCGCCGCTGGGTGCCTCGGTGCCGAGCCCCGACGACTTCGACGAGCCCAACGACAAGATCGCGACCGAGAAGGCCCTCCAGTACATGGGTCTCCGGGCCGGCACCCCGCTGCGCGAGGTCGAGGTCGACACCGTCTTCGTCGGCTCCTGCACCAACGGCCGCATCGAGGACCTGCGCCTGGCCGCCTCCATCCTCGAGGGTCGTACGGTCGCCGCCGGCACCCGCCTGCTCGTGGTGCCCGGCTCGGTGCGCGTACGCCTCCAGGCCGAGGCGGAGGGCCTGGACAAGGTGTTCATCGCCGCCGGCGCCGAGTGGCGCGGCGCGGGGTGCTCGATGTGCCTGGGCATGAACCCCGACCAGCTTGCGCCCGGCGAGCGCAGCGCATCGACGTCGAACCGCAACTTCGAGGGCCGGCAGGGCAAGGGCGGTCGTACGCACCTCGTGTCCGTCCCGGTCGCCGCCGCCACCGCGGTGCGCGGCACCCTCTCGTCCCCTGCCGATCTTCCCCCCATCGCTGGTTGA
- the cofC gene encoding 2-phospho-L-lactate guanylyltransferase, giving the protein MSTPLQASSVATRCVVVIPVKPPAVGKSRLGGLSDEVRRDVAEAFALDTAQAAASTPGVEAVLVVTDDFRLASSMRALGCEVMPDGTSENLNATLVQAVAEVVRRWPGAVPVALCADLPRLRPVELAAVLREVAGHVAAGRSAFVPDRAGSGTTLYAAPAAHFDPRFGAESAARHRSTGAVEAGTSATSVRTDVDDLADLGEALAAGVGPHTSRACEGRVTPLG; this is encoded by the coding sequence ATGTCCACTCCGCTGCAGGCCTCGTCCGTCGCGACCCGGTGCGTGGTCGTCATCCCCGTCAAGCCGCCTGCCGTCGGCAAGTCCCGGCTGGGCGGGCTGAGCGACGAGGTGCGCCGTGACGTGGCCGAGGCGTTCGCGCTCGACACCGCACAGGCAGCCGCGTCGACGCCCGGCGTGGAGGCCGTCCTGGTCGTCACCGACGACTTCCGCCTGGCGTCCTCGATGCGCGCGCTCGGCTGCGAGGTGATGCCCGACGGGACCAGCGAGAACCTCAACGCGACCCTCGTCCAGGCCGTGGCCGAGGTCGTGCGTCGCTGGCCGGGCGCGGTGCCGGTCGCCCTGTGCGCCGACCTGCCGCGGCTCCGTCCGGTGGAGCTCGCCGCTGTGCTCCGCGAGGTCGCCGGGCACGTCGCTGCCGGCCGCTCCGCGTTCGTGCCCGACCGCGCCGGGAGCGGGACGACCCTGTACGCCGCGCCGGCCGCACACTTCGACCCTCGGTTCGGCGCGGAGTCGGCGGCGCGTCATCGCAGCACGGGCGCCGTCGAGGCGGGCACCTCCGCCACCAGCGTGCGTACGGACGTCGACGACCTCGCCGACCTCGGCGAGGCGCTGGCCGCCGGCGTCGGTCCGCACACCTCGCGGGCATGCGAAGGGCGGGTCACCCCGTTGGGGTGA
- a CDS encoding IclR family transcriptional regulator: MDNGSGVGVLDKAALVLAALEAGPATLAGLVAGTGLARPTAHRLAVALEHHRLVARDMQGRFVLGPRLAELSAAAGEDRLLAAAGPVLARLRDITGESAQLWRRQGEHRVCVAAAERPSGLRDTIPVGSQLTMNAGSAAQILLAWEDPERMHRGLQNAAFSATALSGIRRRGWSQSVGEREQGVASVSAPVRSPGGKVIAAVSVSGPLERLSRQPGRMHAPAVLAAADRLSESLRRAASE; this comes from the coding sequence ATGGACAACGGATCTGGTGTCGGCGTGCTGGACAAGGCCGCCCTCGTGCTCGCGGCCCTCGAGGCCGGACCGGCCACCCTGGCCGGGCTCGTCGCCGGCACCGGGCTGGCCCGACCGACCGCGCACCGCCTCGCCGTCGCGCTCGAGCACCACCGCCTCGTGGCCCGTGACATGCAGGGTCGCTTCGTGCTGGGTCCGCGCCTCGCGGAGCTGTCCGCCGCGGCAGGCGAGGACCGCCTGCTGGCGGCCGCCGGACCGGTCCTGGCGCGCCTGCGCGACATCACCGGTGAGTCCGCTCAGCTCTGGCGACGCCAGGGCGAGCACCGCGTCTGCGTGGCCGCCGCCGAGCGCCCCTCGGGCCTGCGCGACACGATCCCGGTCGGCTCCCAGCTCACGATGAACGCCGGCTCGGCCGCCCAGATCCTGCTGGCCTGGGAGGACCCGGAGCGCATGCACCGTGGTCTCCAGAACGCCGCCTTCTCCGCGACGGCGCTGTCCGGCATCCGCCGTCGCGGCTGGTCGCAGTCGGTCGGCGAGCGCGAGCAGGGCGTCGCCTCGGTCTCGGCCCCGGTCCGCTCCCCCGGCGGCAAGGTCATCGCCGCCGTGTCCGTCTCCGGGCCCCTCGAGCGGCTCTCGCGCCAGCCCGGCCGGATGCACGCGCCCGCGGTGCTCGCCGCCGCCGACCGGCTCTCGGAGTCGCTGCGCCGGGCTGCCTCGGAGTAG
- the leuD gene encoding 3-isopropylmalate dehydratase small subunit, which produces MDKFTTHTGVGVPLKRSNVDTDQIIPAVYLKRVTRTGFEDGLFAAWRNDPDFVLNNPTYASGSVLVAGPDFGTGSSREHAVWALQNYGFRVVISSRFADIFRGNSGKAGLLAAQVDEKVVQRLWDWLEDNPGGEITVDLESRTLRAGAGEDAVEDSFDIDDYTRWRLLEGLDDIGITLGHDDVITEFEASRAGWKPVTA; this is translated from the coding sequence ATGGACAAGTTCACCACCCACACCGGAGTCGGCGTACCGCTCAAGCGCAGCAACGTCGACACCGACCAGATCATCCCCGCCGTCTACCTCAAGCGCGTGACGCGCACCGGCTTCGAGGACGGACTCTTCGCCGCTTGGCGCAACGACCCCGACTTCGTGCTCAACAACCCCACCTACGCCAGCGGTTCCGTGCTGGTCGCGGGTCCTGACTTCGGCACCGGCAGCTCGCGCGAGCACGCCGTGTGGGCGCTGCAGAACTACGGCTTCAGGGTCGTCATCTCCTCCCGGTTCGCCGACATCTTCCGGGGGAACTCCGGCAAGGCCGGGCTGCTCGCGGCGCAGGTCGACGAGAAGGTCGTGCAGCGGCTGTGGGACTGGCTCGAGGACAACCCGGGCGGCGAGATCACCGTCGACCTGGAGAGCCGCACGCTCCGCGCCGGCGCCGGCGAGGACGCCGTCGAGGACTCCTTCGACATCGACGACTACACCCGCTGGCGCCTGCTGGAGGGGCTCGACGACATCGGGATCACCCTCGGCCACGACGACGTGATCACGGAGTTCGAGGCGAGTCGTGCGGGCTGGAAGCCCGTCACTGCTTGA
- a CDS encoding sensor histidine kinase: MWSRSRWWPATLAGQFLVLQLTVLLVVVAVASMVSVQQSDADFRDTRGARLRAAAESMANIAAVRDPYLNGEVAERRASLTSYTQRVRTNVQASGVYLTDPDGVVLVSSDFVGRERRIDLSGSTVQRRRTWTGDVDDFGTPSIAAQVPIIDDEGDLVGIAMVAEEYPTWAERARGVLPDLLTFAGLGLALGVAGSFLLSRLIRRRTRGLEPAAIAALADQREALLHSIREGVVAVAEDGTVTVLSDSARELIGLDDDVQGRRVDDLRLDPAVRDLLADHAEIRDHVVVLGERVLVVNRNPVVEGGRRVASVTTLRDRTELLALQSELSARESITNTLRAQTHEFHNQLHTISGLVQLGEYDEVSRLVGTLTRRRREISDAVTAHVEDPAVAALLIAKTSLAAERGVDLAMAPDCDLPRLDPEASTDVGTVLGNLVDNAIDASVSVGGTSVEVDLRLDDDVVHLAVSDSGPGVPPELVGQIFRRGWSSKAATAEGRGVGLALVQVVCERRGGAVTVHAGPDGAGAVFEARLPGVGAGVEAR; this comes from the coding sequence TTGTGGTCACGCTCGCGGTGGTGGCCGGCGACGCTCGCCGGGCAGTTCCTGGTGCTGCAGCTGACGGTGCTGCTCGTCGTGGTGGCCGTCGCCAGCATGGTGTCGGTGCAGCAGAGCGACGCCGACTTCCGCGACACGCGAGGCGCCCGGCTGCGCGCCGCGGCGGAGTCGATGGCCAACATCGCGGCCGTCCGTGACCCCTACCTGAACGGCGAGGTAGCGGAACGGCGGGCATCGCTGACGTCGTACACCCAGCGGGTGCGCACCAACGTCCAGGCCAGCGGGGTCTACCTCACCGACCCGGACGGCGTGGTGCTGGTCAGCAGCGACTTCGTGGGGCGCGAGCGCCGCATCGACCTGTCGGGGAGCACCGTCCAGAGGCGTCGCACCTGGACCGGCGACGTCGACGACTTCGGCACCCCGTCGATCGCCGCACAAGTGCCGATCATCGATGACGAGGGCGACCTCGTCGGTATCGCGATGGTGGCCGAGGAGTACCCGACGTGGGCGGAGCGCGCCCGCGGCGTGCTGCCGGACCTGCTCACCTTCGCCGGGCTGGGCCTCGCGCTCGGCGTGGCCGGCTCGTTCCTCCTGTCGCGCCTGATCAGGCGGCGTACGCGCGGCCTCGAGCCGGCGGCCATCGCCGCCCTCGCCGACCAGCGCGAGGCGCTCCTCCACTCGATCCGGGAAGGAGTGGTCGCCGTCGCCGAGGACGGCACCGTGACGGTGCTCAGCGACAGCGCTCGAGAGCTGATCGGCCTCGACGACGACGTGCAGGGCCGGCGCGTGGACGACCTCCGTCTCGATCCCGCCGTCCGGGACCTGCTCGCCGACCACGCCGAGATCCGCGACCACGTCGTGGTCCTGGGGGAGCGGGTCCTGGTCGTCAACCGCAACCCCGTCGTCGAGGGCGGCCGACGCGTCGCGTCGGTGACGACGTTGCGCGACCGCACCGAGCTGCTCGCCCTCCAGAGCGAGCTCAGCGCGCGCGAGTCGATCACCAACACCCTGCGCGCCCAGACCCACGAGTTCCACAACCAGCTGCACACCATCTCCGGCCTGGTCCAGCTCGGGGAGTACGACGAGGTGTCGCGCCTCGTCGGCACCCTGACCCGTCGTCGACGGGAGATCTCGGACGCCGTGACCGCTCACGTCGAGGACCCGGCGGTGGCGGCCCTCCTCATCGCCAAGACCAGCCTCGCCGCCGAGCGCGGGGTCGACCTGGCCATGGCCCCTGACTGCGACCTCCCGCGACTGGATCCCGAGGCCTCGACGGACGTCGGAACCGTGCTGGGCAACCTCGTCGACAACGCGATCGACGCGTCGGTGTCGGTGGGCGGCACGTCCGTCGAGGTCGACCTGCGGCTCGACGACGACGTCGTGCACCTCGCCGTCTCCGACAGCGGACCGGGCGTGCCGCCGGAGCTGGTCGGGCAGATCTTCCGTCGGGGGTGGAGCTCCAAGGCGGCGACCGCAGAGGGCCGGGGTGTCGGGCTGGCGCTGGTGCAGGTGGTCTGCGAGCGTCGGGGTGGCGCCGTGACGGTCCACGCCGGACCGGACGGCGCGGGCGCGGTGTTCGAGGCACGGCTGCCCGGAGTGGGAGCAGGAGTGGAGGCCCGATGA
- a CDS encoding Bug family tripartite tricarboxylate transporter substrate binding protein: MRRRRTTRAIATAVALGSALVLATGCGVTRGDESRDLTMLIPNSPGGGYDQTGRAAVAVMENGDITGGSFEVTNVIGAGGSVAMTRLMNAEGDERTLMTAGLGVVGSLYSFGAPYSMDDATPLAQLIEDQEGVLVPADSPYETIDDLVQAWQDDPASIVVGGGSSPGGPDHLFPMQLASTVGVDPRDVRYVPYDGGGPLTSALLGNKIDVGFSGVGEFEGQLSSGELRLLAVSGEERLKGEGISDAPTLTEAGIDLVFTNWRGVWAPPGISDERRDELIGMLEEMHETPEWQQALEDNGWIDEFKTGDEFTQFLREQDERVATTLEELDLL; this comes from the coding sequence ATGAGGCGCCGAAGGACGACGCGGGCCATCGCCACGGCGGTGGCGCTCGGCAGCGCGCTGGTGCTGGCCACGGGCTGCGGGGTGACCCGCGGCGACGAGAGCCGGGACCTGACGATGCTCATCCCCAACAGCCCCGGCGGCGGCTACGACCAGACAGGCCGCGCCGCGGTCGCGGTCATGGAGAACGGCGACATCACCGGCGGCTCCTTCGAGGTCACCAACGTGATCGGCGCCGGCGGCTCGGTCGCGATGACGCGGCTGATGAACGCCGAGGGCGACGAGCGCACCCTGATGACCGCCGGCCTCGGCGTGGTCGGGTCGCTCTACTCGTTCGGTGCGCCGTACTCGATGGACGACGCGACGCCGCTCGCCCAGCTGATCGAGGACCAGGAGGGCGTCCTCGTCCCCGCCGACTCGCCGTACGAGACGATCGACGACCTCGTTCAGGCGTGGCAGGACGACCCGGCCTCCATCGTCGTCGGCGGCGGGTCCTCACCCGGAGGGCCCGACCACCTGTTCCCGATGCAGCTCGCCAGCACCGTGGGCGTCGACCCGCGCGACGTGCGCTACGTCCCGTACGACGGCGGCGGCCCCCTGACCAGCGCGCTGCTCGGCAACAAGATCGACGTCGGCTTCTCCGGCGTCGGCGAGTTCGAGGGCCAGCTCTCCTCCGGCGAGCTCCGGCTGCTGGCGGTGTCCGGCGAGGAGCGGCTCAAGGGCGAGGGCATCAGCGACGCGCCCACCCTCACGGAGGCCGGCATCGACCTGGTCTTCACCAACTGGCGCGGCGTCTGGGCGCCCCCCGGCATCAGCGACGAGCGGCGTGACGAGCTCATCGGGATGCTCGAGGAGATGCACGAGACCCCCGAGTGGCAGCAGGCCCTCGAGGACAACGGCTGGATCGACGAGTTCAAGACCGGCGACGAGTTCACCCAGTTCCTCCGGGAGCAGGACGAGCGCGTCGCCACCACCCTCGAGGAGCTGGACCTGCTGTGA
- a CDS encoding methylated-DNA--[protein]-cysteine S-methyltransferase, translating to MWTLMPSPVGDLRIVERDGSIVAIEFSPFLPPADGRPLGARSDDEPVLAEAVRQLTAYFDRELTAFDLPLAPTGTDFQRRVWEQLEKIAYGETASYGEIAGRLGMTNAASRAVGLANGRNPIPIVVPCHRVIGANGTLTGYAGGIERKQQLLELEQDALF from the coding sequence ATGTGGACCCTGATGCCCTCGCCCGTCGGCGACCTGCGCATCGTCGAGCGGGACGGCTCGATCGTGGCGATCGAGTTCTCCCCGTTCCTGCCTCCGGCCGACGGCCGTCCGCTCGGTGCGCGGTCCGACGACGAGCCCGTGCTCGCAGAGGCCGTACGCCAGCTCACGGCGTACTTCGACCGCGAGCTCACCGCCTTCGACCTCCCGCTCGCGCCCACCGGCACCGACTTCCAGCGTCGGGTGTGGGAGCAGCTGGAGAAGATCGCCTATGGCGAGACCGCGTCCTACGGCGAGATCGCCGGCCGGCTCGGGATGACCAACGCCGCCTCGCGGGCCGTGGGCCTGGCCAACGGTCGCAACCCCATCCCGATCGTCGTGCCGTGCCACCGCGTCATCGGCGCCAACGGCACCCTCACCGGGTACGCCGGCGGGATCGAGCGCAAGCAGCAGCTGCTCGAGTTGGAGCAGGACGCGCTCTTCTAG
- a CDS encoding response regulator: MTGPAGAVTVLVVDDDFMVARIHTQFVERTEGFVVVGVASSGQAALDDVARLRPDLLLLDVHLPDMTGIDVLRRLRAAGDDVGVLVVTAAREADTVRAAASGGAVHYLVKPFDYEDLRVRLEAFRASRLALSGADAPGQQDIDAVFGAAVAPAPAASLPKGLSPETADTVLSSLRGSGELSAAECADAVGISRVSARRYLEHFVARGSASVRLQYGGAGRPERRYRAGGS; encoded by the coding sequence ATGACGGGACCGGCCGGAGCAGTCACGGTGCTGGTCGTCGACGACGACTTCATGGTGGCGCGCATCCACACGCAGTTCGTCGAGCGGACCGAGGGTTTCGTCGTCGTCGGGGTCGCCAGCAGCGGCCAGGCCGCGCTCGACGACGTCGCGCGACTGCGGCCCGACCTCCTGCTCCTCGACGTGCACCTGCCCGACATGACGGGCATCGACGTGCTGCGCCGGCTGCGAGCCGCCGGCGACGACGTGGGCGTTCTCGTGGTCACCGCCGCGCGCGAGGCCGACACGGTGCGGGCCGCGGCGTCCGGGGGTGCCGTGCACTACCTCGTCAAGCCGTTCGACTACGAGGACCTGCGCGTGCGCCTCGAGGCGTTCCGCGCCTCGCGGCTCGCACTCTCCGGCGCCGACGCACCGGGCCAGCAGGACATCGACGCCGTCTTCGGCGCGGCGGTCGCGCCGGCTCCCGCCGCGAGCCTGCCCAAGGGCCTGAGCCCCGAGACGGCCGACACGGTGCTCTCGTCCCTGCGCGGGAGCGGTGAGCTGTCGGCGGCCGAGTGCGCCGACGCGGTCGGCATCTCGCGGGTCTCGGCGCGGCGCTACCTCGAGCACTTCGTCGCCCGCGGATCGGCGAGCGTACGACTCCAGTACGGCGGCGCCGGCCGTCCCGAGCGCCGCTACCGCGCGGGTGGCTCCTGA